A part of Desulfomicrobium apsheronum genomic DNA contains:
- a CDS encoding Lrp/AsnC family transcriptional regulator — translation MNEKEITLDHTDRRIIAALQENGRESYKNIAQRLGVSDGTVRLRTERLLKSGYLRVSASVNPMFFEDGLTATVGVSLEGRANAQIMRAIANLDGVQSVSNVSGRFDLLVEIHVASRSDLRRFLVDDLSALGGIQNTETFLYLETINKWVQQRREDTI, via the coding sequence GTGAACGAAAAAGAAATTACACTGGACCACACGGACCGCCGGATCATCGCGGCCCTGCAGGAAAACGGGCGCGAATCCTACAAGAACATCGCCCAGCGGCTGGGCGTGTCCGACGGCACGGTGCGGCTGCGCACGGAACGGCTGCTCAAAAGCGGCTATCTGCGCGTGTCGGCGTCGGTGAATCCCATGTTTTTCGAGGACGGTCTGACCGCCACCGTGGGAGTCAGCCTTGAGGGGCGGGCCAATGCCCAGATCATGCGCGCCATCGCAAACCTCGACGGCGTGCAGTCCGTGTCCAACGTCTCGGGCCGCTTCGACCTTCTTGTCGAGATCCACGTTGCATCACGCAGCGATCTGCGCCGTTTTCTGGTCGATGACCTGTCGGCCCTTGGCGGCATTCAGAACACCGAGACCTTCCTTTATCTGGAAACCATCAACAAATGGGTGCAGCAGCGCCGGGAAGACACCATATGA
- a CDS encoding glycine C-acetyltransferase — protein MKRILEDLARRTEELREGGLFKAERVITSPQGARITVADGREVLNFCANNYLGLAGDKRLVAAAHEALDRYGYGLSSVRFICGTQDVHKELEDRLSEFLGTDDTILYSSCFDANGGLFETLLGPEDAVISDALNHASIIDGVRLCKAKRFRYASNDMADLETQLKAAADCRYKLIVTDGVFSMDGHIADLKAICDLADRHDALVMVDDSHAVGFMGENGRGTHEHCGVMGRVDIITGTLGKALGGASGGYTSGRKEIVEWLRQRSRPYLFSNTLAPVIAATSLAVLDLIRDEPGLRVKLEENSRYFREAMTEAGFTLAPGEHPIIPVMLGDAVLAQRMAARMLEEGIYVIGFSFPVVPQGKARIRTQMSAAHTREQLEMAVAAFVKVGKELGVI, from the coding sequence ATGAAACGGATACTGGAAGATCTGGCGCGGCGGACGGAGGAATTGCGGGAAGGTGGGCTTTTCAAGGCCGAAAGGGTCATCACCTCACCCCAAGGCGCGCGAATCACCGTGGCGGATGGCCGCGAGGTGCTCAATTTCTGCGCCAACAACTATCTTGGCCTGGCCGGTGACAAGCGTCTGGTCGCGGCCGCGCACGAAGCCCTGGACCGCTACGGTTATGGCCTTTCTTCCGTGCGCTTCATCTGCGGCACCCAGGACGTGCACAAGGAACTCGAAGACCGTCTGTCCGAATTTCTGGGCACCGACGACACCATTCTCTACAGCTCCTGCTTCGACGCCAACGGAGGCCTCTTCGAGACCCTGCTCGGGCCCGAGGATGCCGTCATCAGCGACGCCCTGAACCATGCCTCCATCATCGACGGAGTGCGGCTGTGCAAGGCCAAAAGGTTCCGGTACGCCAGCAACGACATGGCCGATCTGGAAACGCAGCTCAAAGCTGCCGCGGATTGCCGGTACAAGCTCATCGTCACCGACGGCGTCTTTTCCATGGACGGCCATATCGCCGATCTGAAAGCCATCTGCGATCTGGCCGACAGGCATGACGCCCTGGTCATGGTCGATGACTCCCACGCCGTGGGCTTCATGGGCGAAAACGGGCGGGGCACGCATGAACACTGTGGGGTCATGGGCCGGGTGGACATCATCACCGGCACCCTGGGCAAGGCCCTGGGCGGAGCTTCCGGCGGCTACACCTCGGGCCGCAAGGAGATCGTCGAGTGGCTGCGGCAGCGTTCCAGGCCATACCTTTTTTCCAACACCCTGGCTCCGGTCATTGCCGCCACGTCGCTGGCCGTGCTGGACCTGATCCGTGACGAGCCCGGATTGCGCGTCAAACTGGAAGAGAACAGCCGGTATTTCCGTGAGGCCATGACCGAGGCCGGGTTCACCCTGGCTCCGGGCGAGCATCCCATCATTCCGGTCATGCTCGGCGATGCGGTGCTGGCCCAGCGCATGGCGGCGCGGATGCTCGAAGAGGGCATCTACGTGATCGGATTCAGCTTTCCGGTGGTGCCCCAAGGGAAAGCCAGGATACGCACCCAGATGAGCGCGGCGCATACGCGGGAACAGCTGGAGATGGCCGTGGCGGCGTTTGTGAAGGTCGGGAAGGAACTGGGAGTGATTTAA
- a CDS encoding phosphate acyltransferase — protein sequence MAAPVAPVQSLERMVELVRSRQTPVRVVIAACAEPNAVLAGLEASRQGLAEPVFVGDVERMRGLPELTGENFDAFECVHEPDDKAALAASLDLLHEGRAQFLMKGGVKTDVLLRAVLGRKRGSAGLLSHIGVFPHPREERLLIVTDAGVNIAPSLTRKIDIINNAVAVAKKLGMEPPRVAVLSATEKVSYNDMVSSKDADILAKLCRMGIFGDAVVGGPFALDIAVSREKAQAKGVDHPAAGRADILCSPNIVTGNVLYKAVTSLMDLPMAGIVVGASYPLVVPSRGDSERSKFYALALAAFLAGTEA from the coding sequence ATGGCGGCCCCCGTAGCGCCCGTGCAATCCCTGGAACGAATGGTGGAGCTGGTCCGCTCCCGCCAAACGCCCGTGCGCGTGGTCATCGCCGCCTGCGCCGAACCCAACGCCGTCCTGGCCGGGCTTGAGGCCTCGCGGCAGGGGCTGGCCGAGCCCGTTTTTGTCGGCGACGTGGAACGCATGCGCGGCCTGCCGGAGCTGACCGGGGAGAATTTCGACGCCTTTGAATGCGTGCACGAGCCCGACGACAAGGCGGCCCTGGCGGCCAGCCTTGATCTGCTGCACGAGGGGCGCGCCCAGTTTCTGATGAAGGGCGGGGTCAAGACCGACGTGCTGCTGCGCGCCGTGCTCGGTCGCAAGCGCGGCAGCGCCGGATTGCTCAGCCACATCGGGGTCTTTCCGCATCCGCGAGAGGAGCGTTTGCTCATCGTCACCGACGCAGGCGTGAACATCGCGCCGTCGCTGACGCGCAAGATCGACATCATCAACAACGCCGTGGCCGTGGCCAAGAAGCTGGGCATGGAGCCGCCCCGGGTGGCCGTGCTCTCGGCCACGGAAAAGGTATCCTACAACGACATGGTCTCCAGCAAGGATGCGGACATCCTGGCCAAGCTCTGCCGCATGGGCATCTTCGGCGACGCCGTCGTCGGCGGGCCTTTCGCGCTCGACATCGCGGTGTCGCGGGAAAAGGCCCAGGCCAAGGGCGTGGACCATCCCGCCGCCGGCCGCGCGGACATTCTCTGCTCGCCCAACATCGTCACCGGCAATGTGCTCTACAAGGCCGTGACCAGTCTCATGGACCTGCCCATGGCCGGTATTGTCGTTGGGGCCAGCTATCCTCTGGTCGTGCCTTCGCGCGGGGATTCCGAGCGCTCCAAATTCTACGCCCTGGCCCTGGCGGCATTTCTGGCCGGAACAGAGGCGTGA
- a CDS encoding prolipoprotein diacylglyceryl transferase family protein gives MEYLLIACFGAALFTFIFLSGRVLPSERWQMMASVPLFKNPDGMWQALNLTWYGGLSALAYTLATAVAVVLLGSVGMGILGLVLMVAGMLGLCIPAAKIVARLVEGKPNTLSVGGAAFVGIVVAPFVASGVVWLTGSGAVLPALAALAIAYAVGEGVGRLACLSFGCCYGRPVDTLPEPWKGIFSRWNVVFHGGTKKAAYAHDLCGRSLVPVQLMTAYLYCAAACLGMIFFAAESFSMAMIVPLVVTQVWRVLSEFFRADYRGEQKISAYQIMAGAGVLYGLVPALLLTAHDASVNFGQGLAALWNVPVLLLLQGVFLVVFLYTGRSSVTGSQIRFFVKEGEI, from the coding sequence ATGGAGTATTTGCTGATCGCCTGCTTCGGGGCCGCGCTTTTTACCTTCATCTTCCTGAGCGGGCGGGTCCTGCCAAGCGAACGCTGGCAGATGATGGCCAGCGTGCCCCTGTTCAAGAATCCCGACGGCATGTGGCAGGCCCTCAACCTGACCTGGTACGGAGGGCTCAGCGCCCTGGCCTACACGCTGGCCACGGCCGTCGCCGTCGTGTTGCTGGGTTCGGTTGGCATGGGCATCCTTGGTCTTGTGCTCATGGTCGCGGGCATGCTCGGGCTGTGCATACCGGCGGCGAAGATCGTCGCCCGCCTCGTCGAAGGCAAGCCCAACACCCTGAGCGTGGGCGGGGCCGCCTTCGTGGGCATTGTCGTGGCTCCTTTCGTGGCCTCGGGCGTGGTCTGGCTGACCGGAAGCGGGGCGGTGCTGCCTGCGCTCGCGGCCCTGGCCATCGCCTATGCCGTGGGCGAGGGCGTGGGGCGCCTGGCCTGCCTGAGCTTCGGCTGCTGTTACGGGCGTCCCGTCGACACCCTGCCCGAGCCCTGGAAGGGGATTTTCAGCCGCTGGAACGTCGTTTTTCATGGCGGAACCAAGAAAGCGGCCTATGCCCATGACCTCTGCGGTCGCAGCCTGGTGCCCGTGCAGCTCATGACCGCCTACCTCTACTGCGCCGCCGCATGTCTGGGGATGATCTTCTTCGCGGCCGAAAGCTTTTCGATGGCCATGATCGTGCCTCTGGTCGTGACCCAGGTCTGGCGCGTGCTGTCCGAATTCTTCCGCGCCGATTACCGGGGCGAGCAAAAGATCTCCGCCTACCAGATCATGGCCGGGGCGGGCGTTCTCTACGGACTTGTGCCGGCCCTTTTGCTGACCGCGCACGATGCCTCCGTGAATTTCGGGCAAGGCCTGGCCGCCTTGTGGAACGTGCCGGTGCTGCTCCTTCTGCAGGGAGTCTTTCTGGTGGTGTTTCTCTACACGGGGCGCAGCTCCGTCACGGGTTCGCAGATCCGATTTTTTGTCAAGGAAGGGGAGATATAA
- the ilvN gene encoding acetolactate synthase small subunit, whose protein sequence is MRHTISALVQNKPGVLAAMAQVFQRHDINIRSISCGETEREDVSRMIICVEPDEGKIRAVTDEIESLEFVMRLEDLAGQDLMDRELVMIKVRITKDTVSRILQIFEVFRANVIDMGNETISAELSAPQGKVAGLIRTLAPHGIQSLSRTGLIALSRGDG, encoded by the coding sequence ATGCGCCACACCATCTCCGCCCTGGTCCAGAACAAGCCCGGCGTCCTGGCCGCCATGGCCCAGGTCTTCCAGCGCCACGACATCAACATCCGTTCCATCTCCTGCGGGGAGACCGAGCGCGAGGACGTGTCGCGCATGATCATCTGCGTCGAGCCCGACGAGGGGAAAATCAGGGCCGTGACCGACGAAATCGAGTCCCTGGAATTTGTCATGCGCCTGGAGGACCTTGCGGGGCAGGATCTCATGGACCGCGAACTGGTCATGATCAAAGTACGCATCACCAAGGACACGGTCAGCCGGATTCTGCAGATTTTCGAGGTTTTTCGGGCCAACGTCATCGACATGGGCAACGAAACCATCTCCGCTGAGCTTTCCGCGCCCCAGGGCAAGGTCGCGGGGCTGATCCGCACCCTGGCCCCGCACGGCATCCAGTCCCTGAGCCGCACCGGGCTCATCGCGCTGTCGCGGGGTGACGGCTGA
- the tdh gene encoding L-threonine 3-dehydrogenase, giving the protein MEKMKALVKAKAEVGIWMEEIPVPEVGHNDILIKVGKTAICGTDIHIYNWDAWAAKTIPVPMAVGHEFVGRIVAMGSEVRGLKVGDRVSAEGHITCGHCRNCKAGKRHLCRNAIGVGVNRPGCFAEYVCVPAVNAFKIPDTISGDVAAMLDPLGNATHTALSFDLVGEDVLITGAGPIGIMAAGIARFCGARHVVITDVNDYRLDLARKMGVSRAVNVGSESLAETMADLHMSEGFDVGLEMSGNPHAFREMLAQMNHGGHIALLGIMPEDTAIDWGQVVFKGLKLKGIYGREMFETWYKMTAMLQSGLDMSPVITHSFAAEDFQKGFDVMRSGKSGKVILDWNA; this is encoded by the coding sequence ATGGAAAAAATGAAAGCGCTGGTAAAGGCCAAGGCCGAAGTCGGGATCTGGATGGAAGAGATCCCCGTGCCCGAGGTCGGCCATAACGATATTCTGATCAAGGTCGGCAAGACCGCCATCTGCGGCACCGACATCCACATCTACAACTGGGACGCCTGGGCGGCCAAGACCATTCCCGTGCCCATGGCCGTCGGGCATGAGTTCGTGGGGCGCATCGTGGCCATGGGCTCCGAGGTGCGCGGGCTCAAAGTCGGCGATCGGGTTTCCGCCGAAGGGCATATCACCTGCGGCCACTGCCGCAACTGCAAGGCTGGCAAGCGCCATCTGTGCCGCAACGCCATCGGCGTGGGAGTCAATCGTCCGGGTTGCTTCGCCGAGTACGTCTGCGTTCCGGCCGTCAACGCCTTCAAGATCCCCGACACCATCTCCGGCGACGTGGCCGCCATGCTCGACCCGCTTGGCAACGCCACGCACACCGCCCTGTCCTTCGATCTGGTCGGCGAGGACGTGCTCATCACCGGAGCCGGCCCCATCGGTATCATGGCCGCGGGGATAGCCCGTTTCTGCGGAGCCCGCCACGTGGTCATCACCGACGTCAACGACTACCGCCTGGACCTGGCCCGCAAGATGGGCGTCAGCCGCGCCGTCAACGTCGGCAGCGAGTCCCTGGCCGAGACCATGGCCGACCTGCACATGTCCGAAGGCTTCGACGTGGGCCTTGAGATGTCCGGAAACCCCCACGCCTTCCGTGAGATGCTCGCGCAGATGAACCACGGCGGGCACATCGCCCTGCTCGGCATCATGCCTGAGGACACGGCCATCGACTGGGGACAGGTCGTGTTCAAGGGCCTGAAGCTCAAGGGCATCTACGGCCGCGAAATGTTCGAAACCTGGTACAAGATGACGGCCATGCTGCAGAGTGGATTGGACATGAGCCCGGTCATCACCCACAGCTTCGCGGCCGAGGACTTCCAGAAGGGCTTCGACGTCATGCGCTCGGGCAAATCCGGCAAGGTCATCCTGGACTGGAACGCCTGA
- a CDS encoding phosphatidylserine decarboxylase, whose translation MTHQYIARDLGSIRNEELFCDRVIDYLYSRVREKAPVLFDAVTSARASSLLGFVNYDLPLGARISGASALIKRLGIDISECVEPPAHYNTARRIFERRIRYETVRPMTDDHAAVVSPADSRMFTGSLSEESVLFIKDKFFSFEEFLGRPNWNQVFAGGDFAIFRLTPDKYHYNHVPVSGVVRDFYEIEGAFHSCNPTAVISEVTPFSRNRRTVTIIDTDVPGGSGCGQVAMVEVAALMIGQIVQAYASSGYDPHEPVHPGLFLRMGQPKSLYRPGSSLDVLIFEPGRVEFSPDLIANQFRGDVGSRFSSWLGRPWVETDVRVRESIGRVLNQNT comes from the coding sequence ATGACGCATCAGTATATAGCCAGAGATTTGGGAAGCATCCGCAACGAGGAACTGTTCTGCGACCGGGTCATTGATTATCTTTATTCCCGCGTGCGGGAGAAGGCTCCGGTCCTGTTCGACGCCGTGACTTCGGCGCGCGCCTCCAGTCTTCTGGGTTTCGTCAATTACGACCTGCCGCTGGGCGCGCGCATCTCGGGCGCAAGCGCGCTCATCAAACGCCTTGGCATCGACATCTCCGAGTGCGTTGAACCCCCGGCCCACTACAACACGGCTCGACGCATCTTCGAACGCCGCATCCGCTACGAAACGGTCCGGCCCATGACGGACGATCACGCCGCCGTGGTTTCCCCGGCGGATTCACGCATGTTCACCGGTTCCCTGAGCGAAGAGAGTGTGCTCTTCATCAAGGACAAGTTCTTTTCCTTCGAGGAATTTCTGGGCCGCCCGAACTGGAATCAGGTCTTCGCGGGCGGAGATTTCGCCATATTTCGCCTGACCCCGGACAAGTACCACTACAATCACGTTCCGGTCAGCGGGGTGGTGCGCGACTTCTATGAAATCGAGGGCGCGTTTCACTCCTGCAACCCGACCGCCGTCATCAGCGAGGTCACTCCCTTTTCCCGCAATCGCAGGACCGTCACGATTATCGACACGGACGTCCCTGGCGGCAGCGGCTGCGGCCAGGTGGCCATGGTCGAGGTGGCGGCGCTCATGATCGGGCAGATCGTGCAGGCCTATGCTTCCTCGGGATACGACCCACATGAACCGGTGCATCCCGGTCTTTTTCTGCGCATGGGACAGCCCAAGAGCCTTTACCGGCCGGGCAGTTCCCTGGATGTGCTCATTTTCGAGCCGGGCCGGGTCGAATTCAGCCCCGACCTGATCGCCAATCAGTTCCGGGGGGACGTGGGCAGCCGTTTTTCAAGCTGGCTGGGACGGCCCTGGGTGGAAACGGACGTGCGCGTGCGCGAGAGCATCGGCCGCGTCCTCAACCAAAACACATGA